In Desulfobacterales bacterium, a single genomic region encodes these proteins:
- a CDS encoding acyl-CoA dehydrogenase family protein, producing the protein MDFELTKSQKEIQKAAREFAKGEFDKDLALELSRKHEFPTKIWKKACDLGFVGVHFPEAYSGQDLGVLENIIIADEFCARDSSIGAAIILSSFASECVLRFGSEALKQKFLPPVAEGQMLSSGAFTEPGHGSDITSLDTTAVREGDEWVINGTKTFITNGGMAGFYSVMCQTDSECQPSYRGISLILVEAEREGITAADVGDKMGIHMMTTAEVNFKDVRVPLDNLIGEEGKGFYQVLEFFDESRILVAAQALGTAQGAYDRALAYVKEREQFGRKIAQFQVTQHKLADMITKIDLARLITYKAAWNFDKGRIDPKLTSMAKMYAARTAVEVADEAIQLLGGYGYMTEYEVERFYRDAKICEIYEGTKEIQKNTIASAILGKIK; encoded by the coding sequence ATTCGATAAAGATCTGGCCCTGGAGTTGTCCCGCAAACATGAATTTCCCACTAAAATCTGGAAAAAAGCATGTGATTTAGGATTTGTGGGGGTCCATTTTCCTGAAGCCTATTCCGGGCAGGATCTCGGCGTTCTTGAAAATATAATCATTGCCGATGAATTTTGTGCTCGAGATTCATCCATCGGCGCTGCGATCATTCTATCCAGCTTTGCATCGGAATGCGTGCTGCGTTTCGGCAGTGAAGCATTAAAGCAGAAATTTTTACCTCCGGTTGCCGAAGGTCAGATGCTATCCAGCGGTGCCTTTACCGAGCCGGGCCACGGATCAGACATAACTTCCCTGGACACCACCGCAGTGCGTGAAGGAGATGAATGGGTCATCAACGGCACTAAAACCTTTATTACCAACGGGGGAATGGCAGGGTTTTATTCTGTGATGTGCCAGACGGATTCGGAGTGTCAGCCCTCCTATAGAGGCATCAGCCTGATCTTGGTGGAAGCCGAGCGTGAAGGTATTACAGCCGCCGATGTTGGCGATAAGATGGGCATCCACATGATGACCACCGCCGAGGTCAATTTCAAGGATGTGCGCGTGCCGCTTGACAATCTCATCGGTGAAGAGGGTAAAGGGTTTTACCAGGTGCTTGAATTTTTTGACGAAAGTCGCATTTTGGTGGCGGCTCAGGCGTTGGGCACAGCCCAGGGCGCTTATGATCGCGCTCTGGCCTATGTGAAAGAGCGCGAGCAGTTTGGCCGAAAAATTGCCCAGTTTCAGGTCACCCAACACAAACTGGCCGACATGATCACCAAAATAGACCTTGCCCGGCTGATCACGTACAAGGCCGCTTGGAACTTTGATAAGGGTCGCATTGATCCCAAACTGACCTCGATGGCCAAAATGTATGCTGCCCGAACGGCAGTTGAAGTCGCAGATGAGGCCATTCAATTGTTAGGCGGGTACGGTTATATGACGGAGTACGAAGTTGAACGTTTTTACCGCGATGCTAAAATCTGTGAAATCTATGAAGGCACTAAGGAGATCCAGAAGAATACTATTGCCAGCGCCATCCTCGGCAAAATCAAATAA